ATCTGAAGGTATAAATATGTCGGATATCAGTCTACTCTGTCTTTCGACACAGGCTTCAGTCTACTCTGTCGTTCACAATCCATCAATCAACCACTCGACCACTCAGTCACCATGGCAAGCACAATGCCCTGGATTAAGACCCtacttcttctttctctcttctggCTACAGCTCCTCTGCGTCGACGGCTACTTTATCGATAAATCCTGCAAAGGTTTGCATCTCATCCCCCGGCACTCGCATTCATGCTAACCTGAGGTAGACATCGAGAACAAACTGAAAATTTCCATGCGCAAAGTACAGCAATCGGCCGATAGTGCCCTCCAGGAACTAAACAAGGACGAAAATTCCGATATCCGAGATCTTAGAAGGTGGTTCTTCCGTGACGGAGATTTGCCCAAAGTGAAAAGTACGTTTGTCGAAGCCATTTGATAACATATACCGATATTCTAACCCAGACTCCTGCCACAGATGTCTATCATTTCATCCAAGATTTAACACCATTTGGCGAAACTAAGACTGCGAGGGTTACACCACCAGTAAGTTTTGTCTTGGACCAAACTGGGCGGTTTTGGGCTCACGGATCATAGACAATCTACTGTAACCTCAATCGATTTACAGAGGTCCATGAACGTCTTGGTGATTCGCAAGATGATAGATATCTGAAGGACGACCAAGATGGAACTACTCAGATCTGGGACCAGGGGTATGAAGGATGCAAGGGTGGGACCACCGTGGCTTACACGAGCGCATTCAAGAGCAACGGAAACAATCACCTGATCATTCAACTATGCCCGTGGTATTTGGACCAGGTAACAACTGCGGA
This sequence is a window from Aspergillus puulaauensis MK2 DNA, chromosome 6, nearly complete sequence. Protein-coding genes within it:
- a CDS encoding uncharacterized protein (InterPro:IPR024079;~SECRETED:SignalP(1-26);~go_function: GO:0008237 - metallopeptidase activity [Evidence IEA]); the encoded protein is MASTMPWIKTLLLLSLFWLQLLCVDGYFIDKSCKDIENKLKISMRKVQQSADSALQELNKDENSDIRDLRRWFFRDGDLPKVKNVYHFIQDLTPFGETKTARVTPPTIYCNLNRFTEVHERLGDSQDDRYLKDDQDGTTQIWDQGYEGCKGGTTVAYTSAFKSNGNNHLIIQLCPWYLDQVTTAEFTNADGTLPKVQGLRSYDPERDSSDVDPDADVWASRLDFTLLHELVHALPFGYNIKGDPAYDWHPCVALGEEEGCNNPESYAFFALGVRKIKDEGLKFTKEGKLVAVAKKTAKRFQRAIMKLWKA